The Deinococcus wulumuqiensis R12 genome has a window encoding:
- a CDS encoding DEAD/DEAH box helicase has protein sequence MKLSRLPHGFALDTAAQALALRQEAVADIQTAWTAQGWRASGSVTDSGQHFQATAELTAPPEPRLLDSSCTCGRHRCRHVAALVLSTDPPDGPPPLAPGPAAPGAVTEALDPRLKQWLAGLESEPDTGSGRGRQYELRYVLRVQPVNVHGGSPGQTRRAVLDVQRVPMKGGVPNLGAAETYPLARKLGTWPGFVQRDADALELLTVATRPAHVSGRWHDPLYALMDHPATSLLLSTLLDTGRLCWNDVTAPLTRAEPVKGRPGWRTDESGHQTPALEFDGAPDGAPDGAPDREQVVLPLGRPWVVDPQALTLGPVEVPGPPDLLARFLTGPSVPPAQAPALAQAMTAAALPVPAPVTVGTRQEKLPYTPRLHLSGRTVTYRDLWNGAGRTETFAVAELRPAYGGHELRGPLSGKVATVLTGQTVLQVPRNRAAEKRAVTACREAGFVPLELAFPEYDFPDAAAALLTLGDEEAWLEFMQGGREALGRQGVELLIHPDFPLHFAEVDDWYGEAQEGGGWFTLDLGIVVDGQRISLLPVLANLIAAQPELFTPGALAELEEDELIFASLDDGRKVPLPAGRVRSILGVLVELHLRELPPGPLRLPLLDAARLAELESAVRARWVGAEKLLELGQRLRDFGGIQEVAPPAGLRAEMRPYQLQGLAWLQFLREYELGGILADDMGLGKAQPLDARVLTPLGWREMGQLQVGDYVMGRSGQPTQVVGVYPQGERPIYRLTLTDGATVEADEEHLWAVNTPVRKKRGLPERTLTTAQIAADLQDAAGNLKHYLPLVEAVQLAERDLPLDPYTLGALLGDGCFVHSVQVTTEDELVAALPLPAGVEARLDKRLTPSVSTSRLVTAGQWTPNPLKDALRRLGLHGKSGRDKFIPPDYLLGSPAQRLALLQGLLDTDGHAGEVVEYVSVSERLARGVVELVQSLGGTARIHRKATSHTYGGEKKNGTAWRVTLKLPPHLEPFRLSNKRAAYRRPTKYPPTRGIKAVEFVGYKPAQCIAVAAADHLYVTDHYIVTHNTLQTLAHLLKEKEEGRADRPTLVIAPTSVIGNWQAEAAKFTPDLRVLLLHGKDRHTEFARIPQADVVLTTYPLLPRDIDELRQHEYHLVILDEAQNIKNNKTAAAKAAGSLTARHRLALTGTPLENHLGELWSQFNFLAPGLLHDEKTFQKLYRTPIEKRGDTARQAALSARVRPFILRREKKDVARELPPKTEIPVRVTLEGDQRDLYETVRVTMQSRVREELAARGLARSTIAILDALLKLRQAVTDPRLVKLDAARTVEGNAKLEWLEANLPQMVEEGRRVLIFSGFATLLGHLEDTLRREGIPYSKITGQTKDRQKQIDAFQSGETHVFLITLKAGGVGLNLTAADTVIHYDPWWNPAAEDQATDRAYRIGQDKPVFVYKLIAAGSVEERILDLQARKAALARGVLDGGLTDATQLTVQDLDRLFAPLELVEEKQEVEA, from the coding sequence TTGAAACTCAGTCGCCTGCCGCACGGTTTTGCGCTCGATACGGCAGCCCAGGCTCTGGCGCTGCGCCAGGAAGCGGTGGCGGACATTCAGACCGCCTGGACCGCGCAGGGCTGGCGGGCCTCGGGCAGCGTGACCGACTCGGGGCAGCACTTTCAGGCCACCGCCGAGCTGACCGCGCCGCCCGAGCCGCGCCTGCTCGATTCTTCCTGCACCTGCGGGCGCCACCGCTGCCGCCACGTGGCCGCGCTGGTGCTGTCCACCGACCCGCCCGACGGTCCGCCCCCGCTGGCCCCTGGCCCCGCCGCCCCCGGCGCCGTGACCGAGGCACTCGACCCCCGGCTCAAGCAGTGGCTGGCGGGCCTGGAAAGCGAGCCGGACACCGGCAGCGGGCGCGGGCGGCAGTACGAACTGCGCTACGTGCTGCGGGTGCAGCCCGTCAACGTACATGGCGGTTCTCCTGGGCAGACCCGCCGCGCCGTGCTGGACGTGCAGCGCGTGCCGATGAAGGGCGGCGTGCCCAACCTCGGCGCCGCCGAAACCTACCCGCTGGCCCGCAAGCTGGGCACCTGGCCGGGGTTCGTGCAGCGCGACGCCGACGCCCTGGAACTGCTGACGGTGGCGACCCGCCCGGCGCATGTCTCGGGGCGCTGGCACGACCCGCTCTATGCCCTGATGGACCACCCGGCGACCAGCCTGCTGCTTTCGACGTTGCTGGACACCGGGCGGCTGTGCTGGAACGACGTGACTGCCCCCCTGACCCGCGCCGAGCCGGTGAAGGGCCGTCCCGGTTGGCGCACCGACGAAAGCGGGCACCAGACCCCGGCGCTCGAGTTCGACGGGGCGCCGGACGGGGCGCCCGACGGGGCGCCGGACCGGGAGCAGGTCGTGCTGCCCCTGGGCCGCCCCTGGGTGGTGGACCCGCAGGCGCTGACCCTCGGGCCGGTGGAGGTGCCCGGCCCGCCCGACCTGCTGGCCCGTTTCCTGACTGGCCCCTCTGTGCCGCCTGCTCAGGCTCCGGCGCTGGCGCAGGCGATGACCGCCGCCGCCCTGCCGGTGCCTGCCCCAGTCACCGTGGGCACCCGGCAGGAAAAGCTGCCCTATACGCCCCGGCTGCACCTCAGCGGGCGCACCGTGACCTACCGCGACCTCTGGAACGGCGCGGGCCGCACCGAGACCTTCGCGGTGGCCGAACTGCGCCCGGCTTACGGGGGACACGAACTGCGCGGCCCGCTGTCGGGCAAGGTCGCCACGGTGCTGACCGGGCAGACCGTCTTGCAGGTGCCCCGCAACCGCGCCGCCGAGAAACGGGCCGTGACCGCCTGCCGTGAGGCGGGCTTCGTGCCGCTCGAACTCGCTTTTCCCGAATACGACTTTCCCGACGCCGCCGCCGCTCTCCTGACCCTTGGCGACGAGGAAGCGTGGCTGGAGTTTATGCAGGGGGGCCGCGAGGCGCTGGGGCGTCAGGGCGTCGAACTGCTCATCCACCCCGATTTTCCGCTGCACTTTGCCGAAGTGGACGACTGGTACGGCGAGGCGCAAGAAGGCGGCGGCTGGTTCACGCTCGACCTCGGCATCGTGGTAGACGGGCAACGCATCAGCCTGCTGCCGGTGCTGGCGAACCTGATTGCCGCGCAGCCCGAACTGTTCACGCCCGGCGCCCTGGCCGAACTGGAGGAAGACGAACTGATTTTCGCGTCGCTCGACGACGGGCGCAAAGTGCCGCTGCCCGCTGGAAGGGTGCGCTCCATTCTGGGCGTGCTGGTCGAACTGCACCTGCGCGAGTTGCCCCCTGGCCCGCTGCGGCTGCCGCTGCTCGACGCCGCCCGCCTCGCCGAACTCGAAAGCGCGGTGCGTGCCCGCTGGGTGGGGGCCGAGAAGCTGCTCGAACTCGGTCAGCGCCTGCGTGACTTCGGCGGCATTCAGGAGGTTGCGCCGCCGGCGGGCCTGCGGGCCGAGATGCGTCCCTATCAGCTTCAGGGCCTCGCGTGGCTGCAATTCCTGCGCGAGTACGAACTGGGCGGGATTCTGGCCGACGACATGGGGCTGGGCAAGGCCCAACCGCTGGACGCGCGGGTGCTCACCCCGCTCGGCTGGCGCGAAATGGGCCAGTTACAGGTGGGGGACTACGTGATGGGTCGCAGCGGGCAGCCGACGCAGGTGGTCGGGGTCTATCCGCAGGGCGAGCGCCCCATCTACCGCCTGACCCTGACCGACGGGGCCACAGTGGAAGCCGACGAGGAGCACCTCTGGGCCGTCAACACCCCCGTTCGCAAAAAGCGCGGCCTGCCCGAGCGCACGCTGACCACCGCCCAGATTGCCGCCGACCTTCAGGACGCGGCAGGCAACCTCAAGCATTACCTGCCGCTGGTGGAGGCGGTGCAACTGGCCGAGCGTGATTTGCCGCTCGACCCCTACACGCTGGGGGCGCTGCTGGGAGACGGCTGTTTCGTTCATTCCGTGCAGGTCACCACCGAAGACGAACTGGTAGCCGCACTGCCTCTGCCCGCTGGTGTAGAAGCGCGGCTGGACAAACGACTGACCCCGAGCGTCAGCACGTCGCGGCTGGTCACAGCGGGGCAATGGACGCCCAATCCGCTCAAAGACGCACTGCGCCGACTCGGGCTGCATGGCAAAAGCGGGCGCGACAAGTTCATTCCGCCCGACTACCTGTTGGGCAGTCCCGCGCAACGGCTGGCGCTGCTCCAAGGGCTGCTGGACACCGACGGGCACGCGGGCGAAGTGGTGGAATACGTCAGCGTGTCCGAGCGCCTGGCGCGGGGCGTGGTGGAGCTGGTGCAGTCGCTGGGCGGCACCGCCCGCATTCACCGGAAGGCCACATCGCACACCTACGGCGGCGAGAAGAAAAATGGTACGGCCTGGCGCGTCACGCTCAAGTTGCCGCCTCATCTGGAACCGTTCCGCCTGAGCAACAAACGGGCCGCGTACCGCCGTCCGACCAAATACCCGCCTACGCGCGGCATCAAGGCGGTTGAGTTCGTGGGATACAAGCCCGCCCAGTGCATCGCCGTGGCGGCGGCTGACCATCTCTACGTCACCGACCACTACATCGTGACCCACAACACCCTGCAAACCCTCGCCCACCTGCTCAAGGAAAAGGAAGAGGGCCGCGCCGACCGCCCCACGCTGGTCATCGCGCCCACGTCCGTCATCGGCAACTGGCAGGCGGAAGCGGCCAAATTCACGCCGGACCTGCGGGTGCTGCTGCTGCACGGCAAGGACCGTCACACCGAGTTCGCCAGGATTCCGCAGGCCGACGTGGTGCTCACCACCTATCCGCTGCTCCCCCGCGACATCGACGAACTGCGCCAGCACGAGTACCACCTCGTGATTCTGGACGAGGCCCAGAACATCAAGAACAACAAGACGGCGGCGGCCAAAGCGGCGGGCAGCCTCACGGCCCGGCACCGCCTGGCGCTCACCGGCACCCCGCTGGAAAACCACCTCGGCGAACTGTGGTCGCAGTTCAACTTTCTGGCGCCGGGCCTGCTGCACGACGAAAAGACCTTCCAGAAGCTCTACCGTACCCCCATCGAAAAGCGGGGGGACACGGCGCGGCAGGCGGCACTCTCGGCCCGCGTGCGGCCTTTTATCCTGCGGCGCGAGAAAAAGGACGTCGCCCGCGAACTGCCGCCCAAAACCGAAATTCCGGTGCGCGTGACCCTGGAAGGCGACCAGCGCGACCTCTACGAAACGGTGCGCGTGACCATGCAGAGCCGGGTGCGCGAGGAACTCGCGGCGCGGGGGCTGGCCCGCTCGACCATCGCCATTCTGGACGCGCTGCTCAAGCTGCGGCAGGCCGTCACCGACCCCCGACTGGTCAAGCTGGACGCCGCCCGCACCGTGGAAGGCAACGCCAAGCTGGAGTGGCTGGAAGCCAACCTCCCGCAGATGGTGGAGGAGGGCCGCCGGGTGCTGATTTTCTCGGGCTTCGCCACCCTGCTCGGGCACCTGGAAGACACGCTGCGGCGCGAAGGCATCCCGTATTCCAAAATTACCGGGCAGACCAAGGACCGCCAGAAGCAGATCGACGCCTTCCAGAGCGGCGAAACGCACGTCTTTCTGATTACGCTCAAGGCCGGGGGCGTGGGCCTGAACCTGACCGCCGCCGACACGGTCATCCACTACGACCCCTGGTGGAACCCCGCTGCCGAGGACCAGGCCACCGACCGCGCCTACCGCATCGGGCAGGACAAGCCGGTGTTCGTCTACAAGCTGATTGCGGCGGGCAGCGTGGAGGAGCGCATTCTCGACCTTCAAGCGAGGAAGGCGGCGCTCGCACGCGGCGTGCTCGACGGTGGCCTGACCGACGCCACGCAGCTCACCGTGCAGGACCTCGACCGTCTGTTCGCGCCGCTGGAACTGGTGGAAGAAAAGCAGGAGGTGGAGGCTTAG
- a CDS encoding saccharopine dehydrogenase family protein: protein MSKVIIIGAGGVANVTAKKCAQNDEVFTEVLIATRTVSKADKIVAEIHEHFPNSKTKFSTATVDADNVPALVELINGFKPEMVINLALPYQDLTIMDACLETGVHYLDTANYEPKDVAKFEYSWQWAYQDKFKEKGLMALLGCGFDPGATQAMTAHHAKHHFSEIHYLDIVDCNNGNHGKAFATNFNPEINIREITANGRYWENGEWVETQPLEISQDIYYPNVATRRSYVLYHEELESLVKHFPTIKRARFWMTFGEAYIKHLNVLEGIGMTSIEPIEFRGQQIAPIEFLKAVLPAPESLAANYTGQTCIGVQAKGIGLDGQPKVHFVYNVKDHAECYREVQAQGVSYTTGVPAMIGAMLMLTGEWKQPGVWNVEQLDPDPFFAAMNKWGLPIDELAGVELVKD from the coding sequence GTGAGCAAAGTCATCATCATCGGAGCCGGGGGCGTCGCCAACGTCACCGCCAAGAAGTGCGCCCAGAACGACGAGGTGTTTACCGAAGTCCTGATCGCCACCCGCACGGTCAGCAAGGCCGACAAGATCGTGGCCGAAATCCACGAGCACTTCCCGAACTCCAAAACCAAGTTCAGCACCGCCACCGTGGACGCCGACAACGTGCCCGCGCTGGTGGAACTGATCAACGGCTTTAAGCCCGAAATGGTCATCAACCTCGCGCTGCCCTACCAGGACCTGACCATCATGGACGCCTGCCTGGAAACCGGCGTGCATTACCTCGACACCGCCAACTACGAGCCCAAGGACGTGGCGAAGTTCGAGTACTCGTGGCAGTGGGCCTACCAGGACAAGTTCAAGGAAAAGGGCCTGATGGCGCTGCTCGGCTGCGGCTTCGACCCCGGCGCGACCCAGGCGATGACCGCCCATCACGCCAAGCACCACTTTTCCGAAATCCACTACCTCGACATCGTGGACTGCAACAACGGCAACCACGGCAAGGCGTTCGCCACCAACTTCAACCCCGAAATCAACATCCGCGAGATCACCGCCAACGGGCGTTACTGGGAAAACGGCGAGTGGGTCGAGACCCAGCCGCTGGAAATCTCGCAGGACATCTACTACCCCAACGTGGCGACCCGGAGGAGCTACGTGCTCTACCACGAGGAACTGGAGTCGCTGGTCAAGCACTTCCCGACCATCAAGCGCGCCCGCTTCTGGATGACCTTCGGTGAGGCGTACATCAAGCACCTGAACGTCCTTGAGGGCATCGGCATGACCTCCATCGAACCCATCGAGTTCCGGGGCCAGCAGATTGCGCCCATCGAATTCCTGAAAGCCGTGCTGCCCGCGCCCGAGTCGCTCGCCGCGAACTACACCGGCCAGACCTGCATCGGCGTGCAGGCCAAGGGCATCGGCCTGGACGGTCAGCCCAAGGTTCACTTCGTCTACAACGTCAAGGACCACGCCGAGTGCTACCGCGAGGTGCAGGCGCAGGGCGTGAGCTACACGACTGGCGTGCCCGCCATGATCGGCGCGATGCTGATGCTCACGGGCGAGTGGAAGCAGCCCGGCGTGTGGAACGTGGAGCAGCTCGACCCCGACCCCTTCTTCGCCGCCATGAACAAATGGGGCCTGCCGATTGACGAACTGGCGGGCGTGGAACTCGTCAAGGACTGA
- a CDS encoding metallophosphoesterase family protein: MRIAVISDVHGNAYALEAVLRDLKDTAPDLIFNLGDQIEGCADPARAAALQAELGATEVRGNNEEKLWPGGRRTPLTLAVGAWLEAQVAPAQRDRLAALPLSARVEGVLACHGTPDSAWDSLLWVWDMAGGFYRSRDPRELRRMVQPLGAEVLLCGHTHRAGATRAGDTLVVNCGAVSDQVDGDPRARWTLLERRGPHWNVDFRAVAYDVAGAVAWARANSPFGDFAADLLGSGEMRGRGTVGPELL, from the coding sequence GTGAGAATCGCGGTCATTTCGGATGTTCACGGCAACGCCTACGCGCTGGAAGCGGTCCTGCGCGACCTGAAAGACACCGCGCCCGACCTGATCTTCAACCTCGGCGACCAGATCGAGGGCTGCGCCGACCCCGCCCGCGCCGCTGCCCTGCAAGCCGAGCTGGGCGCCACCGAAGTGCGCGGCAACAACGAGGAAAAACTGTGGCCGGGAGGCCGCCGCACCCCGCTGACCCTGGCGGTGGGCGCGTGGCTGGAAGCCCAGGTTGCCCCGGCCCAGCGTGACCGCCTCGCCGCCTTGCCGCTGAGTGCCCGCGTGGAAGGCGTTTTGGCCTGCCACGGCACACCGGACAGCGCCTGGGACAGTCTGCTGTGGGTCTGGGATATGGCAGGAGGCTTCTACCGCAGCCGCGACCCCCGCGAACTGCGCCGGATGGTTCAGCCCCTGGGCGCCGAAGTCTTGCTGTGCGGGCACACCCACCGCGCCGGAGCCACCCGCGCAGGCGACACGCTGGTGGTCAACTGCGGCGCGGTCAGCGACCAGGTGGACGGCGACCCCCGCGCCCGCTGGACGCTACTGGAACGGCGCGGGCCGCACTGGAACGTGGATTTTCGTGCCGTGGCCTACGACGTGGCGGGCGCCGTCGCCTGGGCGCGGGCCAACTCACCCTTCGGAGACTTTGCCGCTGACCTGCTCGGCAGCGGGGAAATGCGGGGCCGGGGCACGGTCGGGCCAGAGCTGCTCTAA
- a CDS encoding GNAT family N-acetyltransferase produces the protein MNTFTVERATLATLPDAYALHPDRADAERRLAQFRERMEAGKVSPEQFVLLRSGRGAEAVTLVSNNPHVPLLSRSRADTPHAGLTQFYAFLREAEPGRTLVLDSILNVFDPAPALAAGWRLDDAQVTYETDLTARTWTPAPDAHEGGAELLERPDIAALLAELGQADLELDEGWHLAALLDDEGQPAALGAFGPSGRPDWASINLIGVRGAARRQGLGTRLHAHLLARAAREFGCHVGRTEAENPAMRRIFARSGCEVRGEQLYFRTS, from the coding sequence TTGAACACTTTTACTGTCGAACGCGCGACCCTCGCCACCCTTCCCGACGCCTACGCCCTGCACCCTGACCGCGCCGACGCCGAGCGGCGCCTCGCCCAGTTCCGCGAACGGATGGAGGCGGGCAAAGTCAGCCCCGAGCAGTTCGTCCTGCTGCGCTCCGGGCGGGGAGCAGAGGCGGTCACCCTCGTCTCCAACAACCCGCACGTTCCGCTGCTTTCCCGCAGCCGGGCCGACACGCCGCACGCGGGCCTGACGCAGTTCTACGCTTTCCTGCGCGAAGCCGAACCGGGCCGCACCCTGGTGCTCGACAGCATCCTGAACGTGTTCGACCCGGCCCCCGCCCTCGCTGCCGGCTGGCGGCTGGACGACGCGCAGGTCACATACGAAACCGACCTCACCGCCCGCACCTGGACTCCCGCGCCGGACGCGCACGAAGGCGGCGCGGAGCTGCTGGAGAGGCCCGACATCGCCGCACTGCTGGCCGAACTGGGACAGGCCGACTTGGAACTGGACGAGGGCTGGCATCTGGCGGCCCTGCTGGACGATGAAGGACAGCCCGCCGCGCTGGGGGCGTTCGGTCCGAGTGGTCGCCCGGACTGGGCCAGCATCAACCTGATCGGGGTGCGCGGGGCGGCCCGGCGCCAAGGTTTGGGCACCCGCCTGCACGCGCACCTGCTGGCCCGCGCCGCGAGGGAGTTCGGCTGCCACGTGGGCCGCACCGAGGCAGAAAACCCCGCCATGCGCCGCATTTTTGCGCGCAGTGGCTGTGAGGTGCGGGGGGAACAACTCTATTTCCGGACTTCCTGA
- a CDS encoding PQQ-dependent sugar dehydrogenase produces MKLTLSAPGAGPHPAVVGWGLVKRIVTAAFLGLVGAAHAQGGPLPQLRAPAGFKVGLYASGFEQPRFMALSLSGDLFVSDPQASTVVVASDRDRDGVADGKAVFVSGLNRPHGLAFHGGFLYVANTDGVVRFPYRSGDRKASGPAQKLLSLPEGGHWTRTVVFGPDGKMYVSTGSSCNVCEEGDRRRAAVWVYDADGKNGKPYATGLRNAVGLEWFGAAFYATNNGRDQLGDDLPPEGFYRLRAGGFYGWPYCYTDSD; encoded by the coding sequence GTGAAGCTGACCTTGAGCGCTCCGGGGGCCGGGCCTCACCCCGCCGTGGTGGGATGGGGCCTGGTCAAACGCATCGTGACGGCGGCGTTTCTCGGTCTCGTGGGTGCGGCGCACGCGCAGGGCGGCCCCCTGCCACAGCTCCGGGCGCCCGCCGGGTTCAAGGTCGGCCTCTATGCCAGCGGCTTTGAGCAGCCGCGCTTTATGGCGCTTTCGCTTTCGGGCGACCTGTTCGTGAGCGACCCGCAGGCGAGCACGGTGGTCGTCGCGTCCGACCGCGACCGGGACGGGGTGGCTGACGGCAAGGCGGTCTTCGTCTCGGGCCTGAACCGCCCGCACGGGCTGGCCTTTCACGGCGGCTTTCTGTACGTCGCGAACACCGACGGCGTGGTGCGCTTTCCGTACAGGTCCGGCGACCGCAAGGCGAGCGGCCCCGCGCAGAAGCTGCTGAGCCTGCCGGAGGGCGGGCACTGGACGCGCACGGTGGTGTTCGGGCCGGACGGGAAAATGTACGTGTCCACCGGCAGTTCGTGCAACGTGTGCGAGGAAGGCGACAGGCGCCGCGCCGCCGTGTGGGTGTACGACGCCGACGGCAAGAACGGCAAACCCTACGCCACCGGCCTGCGCAACGCGGTGGGGCTGGAATGGTTCGGCGCCGCGTTCTACGCCACCAACAACGGGCGCGACCAGCTCGGCGACGACCTGCCGCCCGAGGGGTTTTACAGGCTCAGGGCGGGCGGCTTTTACGGCTGGCCGTACTGTTATACGGATTCCGATTGA
- a CDS encoding PQQ-dependent sugar dehydrogenase, whose amino-acid sequence MHRRRFPDCAGIKRNPYCGTKAGQPQVWDRDFGKKNAAACASATPAFALTTAHSAPLGLAFYTGKTFPASYRGQLFVGLHGSWNRSEKSGYKVVTIDPKTGRVSDFLTGFLSGQNVLGRPVDLQVMPDGSLLLTDDGEGRIWRIQFVGR is encoded by the coding sequence ATGCACAGGCGGCGCTTTCCCGACTGTGCAGGAATTAAGCGGAATCCGTATTGCGGCACCAAAGCGGGGCAGCCGCAGGTCTGGGACCGCGACTTCGGCAAGAAAAATGCCGCTGCCTGTGCGTCGGCCACGCCCGCCTTCGCCCTGACCACCGCGCACTCGGCGCCGCTGGGCCTGGCGTTCTACACCGGCAAAACTTTCCCGGCGAGTTACCGGGGGCAGCTGTTCGTCGGGCTGCACGGGAGCTGGAACCGCTCGGAGAAAAGCGGCTACAAGGTCGTCACCATCGACCCGAAAACGGGGCGGGTGAGCGACTTTCTGACTGGCTTTCTCAGCGGCCAGAACGTGCTGGGGCGCCCGGTGGACCTTCAGGTGATGCCCGACGGGTCGCTGCTGCTCACCGACGACGGCGAGGGGCGCATCTGGCGGATTCAGTTCGTCGGGCGCTGA
- the sucD gene encoding succinate--CoA ligase subunit alpha, with the protein MGILVDKNSKVVVQGMTGSEGAKHSRAMKEFGTQVVAGVTPGKGGQDFEGWPIYNSVAEAKEKHGANVSIIFVPPAGAADAVLEAAHAGIPLIVLITEGVPTVDMMRAVQEVKQLDAESRANGGQGIRLIGGNCPGLVTNGEAKVGIMPNRIYEKPGRIGLISRSGTLTYEAAKLLNDAGMGTSTTVGIGGDPVIGTTFADVLPMFEADPDTDAVVVIGEIGGADEEAAAEYIKQNMKKPVVAFISGRSAPAGKRMGHAGAIIMGDVGTPESKLAAFKAANVPVADTMPEIIDLVKQALGK; encoded by the coding sequence ATGGGCATTCTGGTTGACAAGAACAGCAAAGTCGTCGTGCAGGGCATGACCGGCAGCGAAGGCGCGAAGCACAGCCGCGCCATGAAGGAATTCGGCACCCAGGTCGTCGCGGGCGTGACCCCCGGCAAGGGCGGCCAGGACTTCGAGGGCTGGCCGATCTACAACTCGGTGGCCGAAGCCAAGGAAAAGCACGGCGCGAACGTGAGCATCATCTTCGTGCCTCCCGCTGGCGCTGCCGACGCCGTGCTGGAAGCCGCGCACGCGGGCATTCCCCTCATCGTCCTGATCACCGAAGGCGTGCCCACCGTGGACATGATGCGCGCCGTGCAGGAAGTCAAGCAGCTCGACGCCGAGAGCCGCGCCAACGGCGGTCAGGGCATCCGCCTGATCGGTGGCAACTGCCCCGGTCTGGTCACCAACGGGGAAGCCAAGGTGGGCATCATGCCCAACCGCATCTACGAGAAGCCCGGCCGCATCGGCCTGATTTCGCGCTCCGGCACCCTGACCTACGAGGCCGCCAAGCTGCTCAACGACGCGGGCATGGGCACCTCCACCACCGTCGGCATCGGGGGCGACCCCGTGATCGGCACCACCTTTGCCGACGTGCTCCCCATGTTCGAAGCCGACCCGGACACCGACGCCGTCGTGGTCATCGGTGAAATCGGTGGTGCCGACGAAGAAGCCGCCGCCGAGTACATCAAGCAGAACATGAAAAAGCCCGTCGTGGCCTTCATTTCTGGCCGCTCGGCTCCTGCGGGCAAGCGCATGGGTCACGCCGGAGCCATCATCATGGGCGACGTGGGTACCCCCGAGAGCAAGCTGGCTGCGTTCAAGGCCGCCAATGTGCCTGTGGCCGACACCATGCCCGAAATCATTGACCTCGTGAAGCAGGCGCTGGGCAAGTAA
- a CDS encoding acyl-CoA dehydrogenase, which produces MTDTGMSFAPTGEQRMIVQHVRDFCRAEIAPRAAEFDRSGEYPRPQLDGLAALGLMGATVPEAWGGAGLDSVTYALCLEEIAAADSSVAVIVSVQNGLPEQMILKYGTDAQREKYLRPLASGEHIGAFCLTEAHAGSDAASLRLKAERDGDDWVLNGSKAWITSGNHADTFLVMARTGGPGARGISCFIVEKGTPGLSSGKPEHKMGQHAAQTTTVTFDHVRVPHANMVGEEGQGLIIALSSLDSGRVGIGMLAIGIARSALEHAAAYASEREQFGKKIREFEGVSFKIARMAARIESARLVALKAAWLKDQGQPFSKEASIAKLLGSEAAVDVTRDAVQIFGGNGYSAEYPVEKLYRDAKITEIYEGTSEIQQLVISRAVFAELGQ; this is translated from the coding sequence ATGACCGACACTGGAATGAGCTTTGCGCCGACGGGCGAGCAGCGCATGATTGTGCAGCATGTGCGCGACTTTTGCCGCGCCGAGATTGCCCCGCGTGCCGCCGAGTTCGACCGCAGCGGCGAGTATCCGCGCCCTCAGCTCGATGGCCTTGCCGCGCTGGGGCTGATGGGGGCGACCGTGCCCGAAGCGTGGGGCGGCGCGGGACTGGACAGCGTGACCTACGCGCTGTGCCTGGAGGAAATCGCCGCCGCCGACTCCAGTGTGGCCGTGATTGTCAGCGTGCAAAACGGGCTGCCCGAACAAATGATTCTGAAGTACGGCACCGACGCGCAGCGCGAAAAATACCTGCGCCCGCTCGCCAGCGGTGAGCACATCGGGGCGTTTTGCCTGACCGAAGCCCACGCGGGCAGCGACGCCGCCAGCCTGCGCCTGAAGGCCGAGCGCGACGGCGACGACTGGGTTCTGAACGGTTCCAAAGCCTGGATTACCAGCGGCAACCACGCCGACACCTTCCTCGTCATGGCCCGCACGGGTGGCCCCGGCGCACGGGGAATCAGCTGCTTTATCGTGGAAAAGGGCACGCCAGGCCTGAGCAGCGGCAAGCCAGAACACAAGATGGGCCAGCACGCCGCGCAGACCACCACCGTCACCTTTGACCACGTGCGCGTGCCGCACGCCAACATGGTCGGCGAGGAAGGCCAGGGCCTCATTATCGCGCTGTCCAGCCTCGATTCGGGGCGCGTCGGCATCGGGATGCTGGCGATTGGGATTGCCCGCTCCGCGCTGGAACACGCCGCCGCCTACGCCAGCGAGCGCGAGCAGTTCGGCAAGAAAATCCGCGAGTTCGAGGGCGTGTCCTTCAAGATTGCGCGGATGGCCGCCCGCATCGAGTCGGCGCGGCTGGTCGCCCTCAAAGCGGCGTGGCTCAAGGACCAGGGCCAGCCTTTTTCCAAGGAAGCCAGCATCGCCAAACTGCTCGGCAGCGAGGCCGCCGTGGACGTGACCCGCGACGCCGTGCAGATTTTCGGCGGCAACGGCTACAGCGCCGAGTACCCGGTGGAAAAGCTCTACCGCGACGCCAAAATCACCGAGATTTACGAGGGCACCTCCGAGATTCAGCAGCTCGTCATCAGCCGCGCGGTGTTCGCGGAACTAGGGCAGTAA